gaggtgttagaccggccagtccagcagaaagaaaccctccaatcatcaccattcaccagatgtcagaatgaacaaaatgtagtcctggatgtcagtgagagcagaaccaataacaacggagccaacatctgtaatttgtgaacttgttggagtcacaacagggtgtgatgaatcacaatcccccccctccccacattgagagatgaatggtctctccccagcatTAACTtgctagtgtctccgtagttgggaagGATCAttcaatgtctcccctgctcagagcaggtgaatggcctctgccAGGTGTGAAGTCGCTCGTGTTCCCGCAGGGtgtctggctatctgaatcccttctctcactaagagcaggttaacaccttctcccctgtgtgaactcgctggtgtatctgcaggtgggataactgagcgaatcccttctcacactgagagcaggtgaacggcctctccccagtgtgaactcgctggtgtgtcagaaggctcgatgaagtagtgaatcccttcccacaccgagagcaagtgaacggcctctccccagtgtgaactcgctggtgtgtctgcaggctggataactgagtgaatcccttctcacactgagagcaggtgaacggcctctccccagtgtgaactcgctggtgtgtcagcaggctcgatgaagtagtaaatcccttctcacagtgagagcaggtgaacggcctctccccagtgtgaactcgctggtgtgtctgcaggctggataactgagtgaatcccttctcacactgagagcaggtgaacggcctctccccagtgtgaactcgctggtgtatctgcaggtgggataactgagcgaatcccttctcacattgagagcaggtgaacggcctctccccagtgtgaactcgctggtgtgtcagaaggctCGAtggagtagtgaatcccttctcacactgagagcaagtgaacggcctctccccagtgtgaactcgctggtgtgtcagcaggctcgatgaagtagtaaatctcttctcacagtgagagcaggtgaacggcctctccccagtgtgaactcgctggtgtgtctgcaggctggataactgagtgaatcccttctcacactgagagcaggtgaacggcctctccccagtgtgaactcgctgatgtatccgcaggctcaatgaagtagtgaatcccttcccacactgagagcaggtgaacggcctctccccagtgtgaactcgctggtgtttccgccagctggataactcagtgaatcccttcccacactgagagcaggtgaacggcctctccccagtgtgaactcgctggtgtgactgcagggtggctaatcgactgaatcccttctcacacacagagcaggtgaacggcctctccccagtgtgactgcgtcgatgaacttccagctttgatggagccctgaatccctttccacagtccccacatttccacggtttctccatgttctgGGTCTCCTCGTTTCTCTCCAGGTTTGACTAACAGTTGAAGCCTcgatcacacacagaacacatgtacagtctctctcaggggctggtttagctcactgggctaaatcgctggcttttaaagcagaccaaggcaggcagcagcagcacggtttaattcccgtaccaggctccggaatgtgacgactaggggcttttcacagtaacttcattgaagcctacttgtgacaataagcgatttttatttcattttcatttcatttcattttacccgCTGTGAACGGTGCAATattttttcagactgtgtaactggttaaaagctctttccacagtcagtgctctggagcactctcactcgggtgtgtgtgtctcggtgcttttccagtcacactgatggttaaaatcttttgaagccgacagaacagacaaacatttctccttctagattcaaaggccgataatattcagttccaaggaattgaaagACTCAGCCAGATCGAGACGTAAAGTTTGTGATTTctctctgtaattcctcctcttcgtctaatatcctgtgaaaacaatttacaaaagacatcactgtcagtacagaatagaaattcagaacagacaattctagttcctagagaacattctttactctctcattccccaaaagctgtaaatctccgtcccacacactctccctccattctcactctgctgtatctaatatccaccctcccaattcttccacaacttgaaagatcaccagagggtcctggagatgggcaaggtgaggtgagacctggctcccacctcaccttacagtgaattatgttgctttatcctgtgaccctgaaaattgtatccgacaactccgtcaagtctttcaataatccgactactgccttggTCTTCGCTAAATCCTTGAAGGGGAAGAATTGGAGCAAAGATTTGCAGCCCAGACTAACTGAGACTCTAATCTGGACTCTTTCCCTATGatggtgttgttgtctgaatttgttatctgttatcctgttgaagggagttgttattctgtgagggccgtttgaatgtcttcttcttctcctcgagtgttccagAGACTTGTATTATATTATCTCAGTTATGGCGGATGGGCTGTGTGCTTATATTCCatcgtctttcttctattatccgagcgtcAATCATGGCAGAACCGTGTGGTGCCATTGCCAAAGGGTGGGAagtggtggatgcaggtcttcatgggtgggtctaaaatgtgggagggacattcgatccccattcccttgttggcccttcttttcttctcctcagTTTTGAGAAGGTACCCTGAGGGTAACGCCAGTCTGGCCATCggattaatcctccgggtcctcagtcttattgaggaatgtccccttggatctattgtggtggtgattcttttgtatttttgttataatGGGAGGGGttatgttgactttatcctactctggtacagacagggcttttatctgtgaaaggagcagtttggggagactttggtgcctctggtgtaaagtgagttggaggagggggtaatggcgcacgcccgattgtggtgtgaaaatctgttcctgttctctctgtcgcctaatggtggcagttaatctgcaaattttctcaggtaaTGTATGGggtatccatcaccctatcagaaggaaaaatatcctctcctttcttaaggagaaagtcgacataaccTTAGTGCAgaaaactcatctggatgatgaggaacagttctggtcagcctattataggaaggatattgataaactagaaagagtgcagaagagatttacaaggatgctgccaCGACTTGATGGTctattttaacctgttaactggttgttcaattgatctggcatttcatctcgaggctctggtccctcaaatatcctgttccaaatgaaTTCTGCAACGTGTTGCttggatttatgttggcaatatctcttgttccactTTGTGCCCATTTCCCAccattttttctgttactctgtagcactcattgtttaaaaaatgattttaaaaataataacttattaaaaatctgtccacctcatccgtgaatatattcaatgacccccacatcccactggtccctgtggaagagaaatccagagactaataaccctctgagggaagagatgactggaactatataacatagctacagtacaatattacaaggctagaaataataataaatatactttattacagaaccataaatatctAATTTGTACCACATAACACGAGACATGTCTCCGTCTGATATTCATTTACTGTCTCCTTAAATgtaagccatctcctggggaaaccagccctttcattgtgaacattgggaaagagaccatccttttagccagacaaataaatgtgtcaagctgagggagcaaaggatgccaATGTCTttacgagagagagagacctgggccatgcttttcagagtctgcaccctccctcgattcacttccattcccttcagaatgagaaaataaagagttttactcacagatgttggagagaggaggaagttttcagtctgtgtgaggtcCTAGTTTTGCTCATTGttcagcttccgcattcagacaatGGGGGGGCTGATTGGATGGAggaagagagtccttccggttcaccaactcttcccattgggcaACAACTTTGCGGCGCGCGCAAAGGAATCCGTGGTGACGTCTCACGGTTCCAGTGCGCAAGCGCGGCAGCTCCGCCCGATtcattgttccccctcctcgagacaaggtttccagacaaccggctgacagctccggccagagcgagaagcctctcggtgatttcccctcctcccggcccgggactgcgcatgtgcgaggaAAAGCTCACCCCCTGACCTTCCTGatgaggtgttgaccaatgagaatagttaggaccggaaggactctgctcctccagccAATCAACGCGAGCTCTGTGTGAATggtgattgagcttcacacagactgaaacctcctcctgtctccgacACCTGTGAGTAGaacactttcttttctctccctttccatttcttttctcattctgaccttcaattggtcacttgcagcaactgaagggaaaggaagtgaatccagggagggtgcagactctggaaggcTTGGCCCAGGACAGGCGCAGCAGGgggtggatggggagtggagctccctctgcgctgtctcCATCAAGCGCAGGCTCTCGGAGGGCCAGGTCGGCGTTTgcggaatggaggaaggaggggagcTGGATATGTTACTGAAAGCGGCAGGTCGGATTGGGGCCAGGGTTGGAATTCTAACGGAAGGCCGCGCCCgcgcctgcagcccggggtgggttggtgctgggttgctgctgctcctggagattCCGGGTGTTGGCTCCTTGGACAGTCGGGATAGACTCTGGGACTTTCCAGCCTTTTACTGACTGTTGCCTACATGTTGCTTTTCGTGAGTTTCGGCTGGAAGGTCTCGAGGGCCGGAGGTCACGACATGGAACGTGTAATTTGGTGAACTTTTTGGGGGCATTGTATTGTCAAAgttaatattttcccgcttctgtgatagaaaaattcaacacactcgttacgacagaataacaagctttattttacgaaaacaactgcttgcagtaatggctgaaacttgaagtcagagggcagtcaacaaaactgctcagtctgtcacaagttctgcGCTTtttgcggagaattagctcaatatttgtacattaactttatcaagattatatgacaacagtatggtcaggagtttgagcggaaatacaaacggaagcaagaccagaccatgtttggccatatcactcataccattatttagtcgctggagggaacattgaaaagtcagaatagacttgttttttCCTgaattatctttgttttaaattcctatggccctgggttatgacgagttagttttatcaggagttgctgaggtccggtgttttggaatggcttgaccttcgctgatcttttcagacttcaagttatgcagagttggtccatggccatactagtctgaaaatagttagggcagaattctttacctgggcctggggagctggaatgagtagtttcagtctatctggtattgtatcaaaccttttgaccaatcttcccattgaccagttttctcatcatgccattacttaattcgtaccatatcacattccctccttttgtcatatcatgacaactagttaaataggtatatccatgactcgtttgaaaatgcatttacacaagcaaccaagaaaTCCTAAccctagtagaattaggagtagtagaatgaaggccttaaagatccaatcaaataatccgtgacccaaccatccttgCCAatccggcgggttatagtcatgaaattcactgccaatctcttgaatttgagcagcctgtctcttaatatggtcggccaagttagtgatattttcagagccatctggaatataagtacagcactcctgacctatgatagcgcacgttcctccctgagagactaacagataatccaaagccagtcgattttgtaatgccacggtccggacagctactagctcagctgagacctcagccagtgcctatccagcttccctggcttctgctgccattacgttcgccagttgttccaatgctgtggccatgtggatcagttcgtcggatgccttgcccgtttcgtacaagggaaaggccatcataaagaactgctCTGTTtcagaaatagtcctttttgctcgcgagggggagtgcttaaggctgggtaggtgacgcatttgaggtataACATATcaaaaaagcaggatcctgtccaatcaatggggagccatggatatgccgCATAtaaaataggttccattataggccgtaaaatcatcagctgatgtcatccaggggattggggatgtctgtccccatgaaatgttagaggttatgttccataccttggaccaatcacagttaaacatgcccttgttggatatgcctggtaccggtccttgccagtcaactgtaaggttgcatctactttgccccattaactttcctttccctgatttattaaaacacatggaaccttgaacattatacgagtggacagtgagggagggtggagtcaaggcatgattataggtaggttgatacgaagctgaaaatttagtcatgtcatagccagcagatctccatatttccatatcccccctatctcccctgctccctgtttgattttgtcgtaaaatccattcaaccatctctgcgatatgaaaggggagggattggagaggtagtccttccctcgaatggacggggatgtgggtacaaacccaacacttgcttacgttcaattgttcggcataaagatatgacatatataaataggtattggaaggcaggtctcgttgaGGTCGttttttttttactaccgagtggccattaaggctaaatagtccagagagtccaaaaattataatgaagatcttcatcctgtgttctcgtctgggttggagactatcttctggCAATCGattagatgtatccaacttgaacgtccttcaagtttgacggaggttggtgtagtcagcagtatGAGGAAGGGTctgctccagcgttgtcctagtttctttctgtcccagtttttcaccaacacgtggtctccgggtttgatcactggatatcaagggacggctgtccctgccgttactgggagatgtgcctgttttacctgtgagtggagaaacttcagagaaagtgttaattgcttcaaatagttctgcatttgttcccccatcacatggaggtctactccctctaggggtttttcatgggcatcccagggagtcctcattggccgaccatagactatctctgcagctgacagtccggtccgcaaatggggagtcactcgcatgtggaacagtgccaagggtaatacttttagccaatttaacccagtttcttcagttaatttagataatttgtcttttaaagtcccgttggctctttccacaattcctgcagcctgcgggtgatacgcgcagtgcagttgctgtttaattacgagtgcttcgcacaattcagtattgattcGAGCCActaaatgtggtccattgtctgagctcaccattttgggtgccccaaaacgaggaatgacttccgttaacaacagcttcaccactgtatgtgccgtacatttagtggtggggaaggcttcaatcaatttactaaacacatcgattatgactaaacaatatttatagcactgtgcttttggcaattcgataaaatcaagctgttatacaggcaaaagggccatctggcaagggagtggttcctggagggcatttaatgcctttacccataTTATGCttcatgcaaataacgcatcgatccagccgcatttgtgctgctgtattcagatctgggtgccaccaagctttcaggagtagctgtaccattccctccttgccaagatgggtacaagaatgcaaataatcaataagtatcggcaataaagaattcggaatacaaacttgaccaacgggagaaagccagaggtctcgtgtcaaggagtgtgaacaccccattgacttccatagtgtgcactcggaatcagaggcgtccctctgtaaattttgaacttcagttatctctggcatgcccttcgttcctaatgcaggtacctggtttagagcctcattagccccactgggaacaatcacagAGGCTGATATAcccgcagccttagcagccgaatcagcacgggcattttctaattgaacaggagtgtccccctttgtgtgcgcagcacatttaataattgccaattgatggggaagctgaatagcatcgaggagatttttaacccaaagagcattttgaatgggagctcccgctgagatgagaaagcctcgctgttgccagagacgaccaaaatcgtgggtcacgccaaaggcatacctagaatcagtgtaaacattagtacttttatctgtggccaaaatacatgctcgagtaagggcaaatagctcggctttttgtgcggagacaggggtctcgaaggctgctgcttcctgcacgtcagtgtcagttaccacggcatatcccgactgtgggatgccagtgagagaaatggaggaactgccatcaacataaaaaattagatctggattatcaataggccggtccatTAAATCTGGGCGAGGTGTGGTGAGGAAGTGATTCCGAAACAAACAGTCGTGTGGCaggtccgcaaggttatcggggggatgttcgaggaacacagcatgatttaaggtagaacagtaatgaaaagagaggtaggggttttgcaatagtgaaacctcatagtggctcaagcgggcttgagtcagatgctgggtttgctgagacgttaggagagccacaggtatgcacttgtactggctggtgaagggtcagattagaggctgcctgtgctaacaaatggacagccgtaagaatttgggtgcagggaggtagaccgcaagctacaggatccaatttcgtagaatagtaggcgaccgggcgatgccggtcaccgtgttcttgtgttagaacaccagtggcacattcatcaagaacattaacgtacaactgaaagggtctgtcatacataggtcatCCTAGCGCTGGGgtggtagccagggcgtttttgagagtaacaaaagattgctttgctgaatcaggaagttcacacttaagaggagcattttgagaggagtatggagttaaatctttagtatggacagtaatattcggaatccattgttagatttctttgaagagataacaaataggttagaccaaggagagccaatggatgttatctatcttgacttccaaatggcctttgataaggtgcctcacgggagactgctgagtaaaataagggcccatggtattcgaggcgaggcactaacatggattgacgcttggctatcaggcagaaggcagagagttgggataaaaggttctttttcggaatggcaaccggtgacgagtgatgtcccgcagggttcagtgttggggccacgatctagatgacgggactgggggcattctggctaagtttgccgattatacaaagataggtggaggggcaggtagtttggaggaggtggggaggctgcagaaagatttagacagtttaggagagtggtccaagaaatggctgatgaaattcaacgtgggcaagtgcgaggtctcgcactttggaaaaaagaatagaggcatggactattttctaaacggtgacaaaattcataatgctgaagtgcaaagggacttgggagtcctagtccaggattctctaaaggtaaacttgcaggttgagtccgtaattaagaaagcaaatgcttgtcatttatctcaagaggcttggaatataaaagcagggatgtacttctgaagctttataatgcattagttaggccccatttagaatactgtgagcaattttgggccccacacctcaggaaggacatactggcactggagcgggtccagtggagattcacacagatgatcccaggaatggtcggcctaacatacgatgaacgtctgaa
This portion of the Scyliorhinus torazame isolate Kashiwa2021f chromosome 5, sScyTor2.1, whole genome shotgun sequence genome encodes:
- the LOC140422380 gene encoding uncharacterized protein, which gives rise to MEKPWKCGDCGKGFRAPSKLEVHRRSHTGERPFTCSVCEKGFSRLATLQSHQRVHTGERPFTCSQCGKGFTELSSWRKHQRVHTGERPFTCSQCGKGFTTSLSLRIHQRVHTGERPFTCSQCEKGFTQLSSLQTHQRVHTGERPFTCSHCEKRFTTSSSLLTHQRVHTGERPFTCSQCEKGFTTPSSLLTHQRVHTGERPFTCSQCEKGFAQLSHLQIHQRVHTGERPFTCSQCEKGFTQLSSLQTHQRVHTGERPFTCSHCEKGFTTSSSLLTHQRVHTGERPFTCSQCEKGFTQLSSLQTHQRVHTGERPFTCSRCGKGFTTSSSLLTHQRVHTGERPFTCSQCEKGFAQLSHLQIHQRVHTGEKVLTCS